ACTCAGGTACTGTACTTCAGAACAAATTTGAGATACTTGTACTTCACTTATGTACATATTTGAATGAATGACTTTTGACACagtatttctattttcactAGTGTCTGCGTACTTCTACCACTTACTTTAGTCCTGTCATTCAGGTAACGCTGGTTGGAGAAGTAATGGAAGCTACACAGTCTGTGTACACTGTAGGTTGTGGTATTACATGGGACAAGGTAAATGTCATGCTTTAATAGCAGAGTGCGAAAGATAAACAGTGTCGAGCTGTGGATTTTGTAGGTGTGGGTCTAACGGATCCTGCAtgattgtttcagctgtacCTGGAGTCCCAGCGTAGCCCTTGATTTTAAACTGATCATCAGCCAGCTCCACAGCCAGACCAAGGTCAGAGATACGGACGTTACCTGTGAGAACAAACACCAGGCTAATGTCAATAGCCGTGCACGTCACAGATATGAATGTTGACCTGCACGCTGCGTCTCTGACTCGTTAACTTGTTGTCAAAAGATAACTGAAAAATGTCCTTGTGTTAAACATAAGACACAGTGTACAGTGCAGGTGTGAAGTGCATGTGAGTGGCTCAGTGTGTTTATAAAGACCATTAtgtttctgagtgtttgtgtgtgtgtgcgtgcgtgttttGATCTCAGGAGGCCAAGAATGGGGCATGTTTCTTAAGTCAAGGTATACATTTATGAAAGgtgcagattttattttattatttgttttaaaaatatggCTCAACATGTAGGGAAACACATTTGTTCACTTTCTCGCAGAGTATTAGACGAGAAGAACGACGCCACTCTCAGTACACAGCCTGGAGTTGGTTAGCAAGTGTACGTCAGTCACATGTATTACCAACAGCACTGAAGTCTTCCAAAAACAATTTCAAGCTGCACTACAGGACTACAGATTACAACTTTAGTTAGTAAGTGTACTACAAAGACCTTGATTATCCAGCAGCACATTCTCAGGTTTGAGGTCTCTGTAGATGATCCTCTTCTGGTGGAGGTGCTCCATGCCCTGGATGATCTGAGCAGCGTAGTAGCAGGCCCGCGGTTCATCAAAACCAGGGTTGTTTTCATCCACGTTATAAATGTGATACCTAGTGGCATAAAAGGCAGGGTGTGGGGTatagatatttattttacagacaCATTATGCTCCAAAATAGCAAATCTAATATGAATGAGTGAGAGCGAGATCTAACCTCAGGTCTCCTCCGTTCATGATGGTCATGACCAGACACAACTCTGTTTTTGACTGGAAGGCATAAGCCAAAGAGACAATGAACCTGCTGTGAACTCGAGCCAGGATCCTCTTTTCCACCATTGCCCCCTACAGGGAAGGAGGGGACAGCAGACATCAGTACAGCACTCTAGGTTACAATACATAGCTGTTGTCTGTTTGGCTAACATCACTGATGCTGCATACTGTATGCTGATGTACTGTGGATGTGTATAGTAATGTTTAGGGCCACCTGGGCTGCACTAATTAAAATAGACTAGAAGCCATCTAGTCAAAGCACAAAGATGGCTGTTCAGCTGCAAGATGTTCCAGgttattaaacaaacaaggttAAGCAAGTCTACATAGTTAAGTGGTACTAAATGGTTAGGTTTTTTGTAATTACATCTCTTGACCTAACTATTCAAGGTCAGTGAGTCTCAGGACAAAATTGTCTTTGGCATGTCGTTAAAACGTGTAGAATACCATGTGGTATCTATTTTCGGTGTTCTGAAGATGCCACATGATGGTGGGAAATCACTTGAGAATTGGCTGCACAACAGTATTGCTCTGACGAGGTTACAGCCAGTCAAAGAAGTCATTTTCCAATAACTTTGATTGCGTTTAACTGTAGAGCACCTTTCAATTGATTAAATGTGTGAAAGGTAAATATTAAAAACTCTTCTGGTGTGTGAGTAAATCTATTTCCATGTGAGCTACATCTCTGCATTTAAACAAAGCATGTGTCTCCCATAGCCAATAAGCAGGCTTGTAAAGAACTAACTAGCATTACTTTGGTCATGTTGTGTTATACTGACTTGGATTAATCTGGTGTGCCAAGTTAGTCAAAGTACAATTACACagacaacataaacattttttttaaatctgtcactgtacagtaaaaaaaaaaaaataaaataaaaattggaTAATTTAAGCAACATTTCAGAAGCACTGAGGTTCCTCACTAAAATTACAACTaccatgtttctgttttgaagaCCAAGCAGAAGATTAGAAATCCACTCCAGAGCTGCCCCATTTATAAACATGGCAGGATTGGCACCTTATAAGGAGATCAAAATGTTCTAATGCCGAGGGCACTAATCATATAAGCCAAAGGTACCGAACATTGTCTGCAAGGCTCCACGTAGTTACTCAGTGTTGTTTGGAGAGGAGGATTACACAGATTCTTATAAAGGCTTGGAGACAAACTGGACCACAATGTTTCTAAACTTCAACCACTGCAAAACCGCCCTGAGCTAGGAAAGCTAGCAAATTTCTGTGTCATCCACAAATTTTTCACTCACCTCATagccttttctcttcttcagccTCTTCTTGTTGAGCTTTTTGCAGGCATACAGTTTACCTGTGGCCTTTGTCTGACAGGCAGACACTTCTCCAAAACCCCCTTTCCCCAGTACACGAAAATCCAGAAACCAGTCTTCTCCCATGGGCTGCATCTCCAACCACTTCCACTGCAGAAACCTTTTCAAATACATGCTCTCCAAGAAGAAAGTGTAGGGTACTTCCTTGAGAAAGTCCATCACATTGTCCATGATCTCATTGAATAGATCATCCCCTGCCTCTTGGTGTTTCTCTTTGACCTTTGTGATCCCATTTTCTGGTAAGAAGGGGCAGAAATACTTGGCACCAGGCTCCATGTACCGGGACAAGATCTTGCTTGCTTTCTGGACTCGATCTTCATCTTCAGCCATGTTGTATTCCTCAATATCCTTCCACAGACGACAGGGGCCTTTATACTCACTGTTGGACTCTAGGAACTCCTGGAAGAGGCGTTTGCCAATGGGCTGCTCCACACAGACTGTCTGGAAGCCCAGGTCTAGGGTCTCCCGTAGGCCTTCACAGACTGTGATGTGAGGCAGCTTGAGGCGGGAATGGTACTTCTTGTCTCGGTTGGATGCAGGGTTGGCGGTGCCATCAAAGCTCCCTCGGGCTGAGATGTAGGCAGAGTTGGCTACAACTGTTGTCAGGCCACCAATATCCATggtgatgaaataaaaagtgaggAGGAGGCACAGAGAACTGTGCAAGATTCGGCAAAAGCTACGGAAGGAAAATATGGGAAGGTGAGCAACTAGAAATGACAGCACAGAAGACAAGATTGCAAAGAGGAAATCAGCAGAGAAGCAGATGATGAATGATTAATTCCCAGATAAGAACAAGATGTAAATGTCTTCTTCCTCCAGTACTTCAGAAGAGGAGAATATCGTACACCTGACCATCTGCTTGCCGCCAGTCAGTGCGTTGTCAACAGTGCACTAAACCAAAGAGtcccttcttttctcctcacgcacatgcagacacacatgcagatctAACTGACTCATCACCTTTCTCCAGAGGGCTTTATCCACTCTGTAACTCTCTAATGCTTTATCCTTTGCTAACCCATGTGCACGCTGTAGATGCAgacaaggaaacaaaagaagtgagagaaaaactCAAGGAAATTGAAGGAAAGGAgagataatgaaaatgagaataagagagggagaggagggataCATTTGGTATGCATGTAGTGGGCTGGTCATGACTGGAATGCAGTGATGTCCAGAGAGAAAGTGTGGCACAACAGCCACTGCTACAGAGAGACATCAGGGGAAAGACAGAAGTGTTCACAGTAGTTAACTTGGTCTTGTACTCTTTCTGAtacaattttaaatgttaattttctCCCTTTACCAGAGAGGAACACTCATTCATTCTCAAATGCTAGCAGCATAGCTCTAGAGGTGACCATGTTGGACTGTCAGTAGCTGCGCCTGCCATTTTGGATAGTAAAAACTTAAAAGTTAACTTAAACTGTAGTGCTATTATCAGATGAAATTTCAATCTGCCCAGTACTTTATGACTACATACTAGCGTGCTACACTAAACCATAATGATGAACTCAGTAAAACAATATATCTGCTAACTATCAAAATGTCTTTCCATGGTAATgatagcatttagctcaaagcgcCACTGTGTTTAAGGAGAGTGTCTAGAGTTGCCAGCCTGCCTGTGTAATTGACTTGGATGGAATATCAGTCCACAAAGAAACATGAATACCAACAATGGTGGATATATCAGGATATTTCACTTGACCAATATGGTGGACTAACTGACTGAAACCAACATCTTCATCCCTACAGCCACGCAAGCATGTATGCCTACAGTATACATATGCTAAATGTGCATGAATTGGATCTAGTTTGCTACATTTGAAGATTTGATTTTTTCTATTGTAATCAAGTGATCATATTTTGGTTTTCAAGTGTTGGTCAGAGAAATCAATCAATTTGAAGATTTTTTGgcctttcattgttttgatttttaatgttGATCTAATATGTGATAACATTGCTACACTGTCTTCTCCCTTCCTGTTTATTACCTTAATAAAAGTACAGCATTTAAAGTCCAAATTGGCTCTTTGACCGGTTCAAGAATCGAGCGGGCTCAGGCTTtagttttcacatttcagtgtgcAAATCATTTAAAAGCAAGCAAATCCATATACTGTCTTTCACCTTGTCATTAGTAACCAACCAGCCTGGCTGCTCAAGGTGATCCTGAGGTTTCTCCAAAGGGGGAAGGACGTCATTGCTGGAGAAGAAAATCTACCTGTTGCTGGTCCACCTCGGCCTTCCTTCCTGCAGCATGCCCACCTTATCTTGGCCTTATAAATAGTGAATAAGAGACAGCACATACATCACACTCTGGAGCGAGGTCCAGGGAGTGACTTTTACCTTTTACCTTAAAAGAGATGACACAGTGGACAAAACATTAGCACAAACCAGAAAGTGCCTCAAAATCTTGGGGTAGGgacaggagaaaggagaaacaaCGCAATAATACGATCTGTATCTTTAATTATAGTTGagcaaaggaaataaaaggtCTGTTGTGGATCCTGGTCAGCACAGAGCATCACCATGGCCGCCTTGAAGGAGAAGAGGACTTGTGGGCAGCGATGTGAAGACTTTGGCCACTTTATCTGGAACTCTGACAATGGGACGTTTATGGGGAGAACTCCTGAGAAATGGGGTAAGAATAACAATATGACTCTCTTGTGCAATATTAAATAAACCTAGGAAAGGTTCATCAGAAACATTATTCACATTATTCGATCATTTATGAGGCTACAATTTGTTGCACTGCTGgggaaacatccatccatcattcaTTCAATGCTGGTGAGCGTCCACAGGTGAAAATTGGTCCTGAGgcacagttttaatgttgtagtaCTACTTCAGACATTCTTTAAAGTAGTTTAGTCAAAAAGAGTGCTTTATGTTTTACAATGTCTTCATGTCAGAATCATATTTAATGCCAAATAAGTTTTTACATACAAGAAATTAATGTTTTGGTGCATCACAATAAATGcagtaagaaaaaagaaaaacaagtacTGCAAAGatctaaattaaaatataaacagtatTTATAAATGTATGCCAAAAATGCCTGCAAAttatatcaaaataataataataataaatgtgtaTTAATGTAGTGCATTGAGTCAGATGTGTCCATGTAGCAGGATAATATTTTGTGCATGGAATATAAGTGAAGCAAATGTAGTctgagtatgtttgtgtgtactaAAAGACAAAGGTCTCATGTACTTGTACATACAATTATGCATGTCTGTGCTTTCACTATCACCACAGCGAGGTGTATGCTTGTGGACACAGCGAGATAAGCTTGCCGTTGTGaaaactttaacattttttttttttgccggATATCTTCATCTTCTGTTTGATCTTACAATCAGATTAACCTGAGCTCATATCGACAGAGGACACCTTGACCTCTGCAAgtgtagacacacacacctttgcaaTCACACTCCAAACTCTGACCGTTACCACATTAAGAACAACTGCCTTGCTGACCTTTGCCGTaaaggcaggaagtgttgtttgccaattatcaaaaaaaaaaaaaaggattttaagATATCAGAAGAGGGGACTAAGACAAAGACAAGTGATGCAACCATAAACATGTTCctatgactgtgtgtattaaatAAACCTCTGCACTCTTTCCTTCACAGTGTACATCAGTCTGTATTATGTGGCCTTCTACATAGTGATGACGGCCCTCTTTTCTCTTGCCATCTGGACCCTCATGTACACCTTGAATCCGTATACTCCTGACTACCAAGACCGGCTACAATCTCCGGgtaacacagcaacaacaaagacaatgaGGACTTAAGTTAAACCAGAGTCGCTTTTAACCAgctctttgtttgctttgtctgcTCAGGGGTGATGGCGTGGCCGGACACTTACGGAGAGGAAGATATTGAAATCCTTTACAACACATCAGACAAGGCCAACTGGATGCAGATGTCCAACATCCTTCACAGTTTCCTCGAGCGTCAGTATTTACTCACGTGATTTGTTGAAAAGTCACCTAACATTTCACAAAACTTTCAAAACATGGAAatatttctttctgtccctctcccaCAGCCTACAATGACACCACACAGCTTGAATGTAACAAGTATAACTGCACTAAGGGAAAGTACTTCATCCAGAAGAACTTCTCTGCCCCTCACCACACCAAGTGGGCATGTCCCTTCACACAAAGCATGCTGGGAGCTTGTTCAGGATTAGAAGACCCAACCTTTGGTTACAACTGTACCATGCCTTGTGTCATCATCAAGATGAACCGGGTATGTTAAAGTCATAAATGTCTTGGATCTTtcagcacataaaaaaataaatcacattaaataaaaaatatttttttttgtcattgcagATCATTAACTTTTTGCCTGCTAATCAAACCAATCTTCCCCCATATGTCAACTGCACTGTACTGGTGAGCGCCGACTGCATATGTAGAATTTTAAGAGCATGCAAGAAAGTTAATCTTACAAACAATGCAAAAGAATGATCATAATCAATTCAGCAGAGGTAGAAATATGCTAACTTTAATCACAGTAAGggcaagattaaaaaaaaatatatataacatctatcctacatttcccataatgcaactctTTTCATTAGACCTTCCTGGCCTTGAAAACAGCCATGCCTTTCAAAATCATAGACTATTAATGTGTAGTCTAAGTGCAAAGGCTCACTTTCTCAGACTTGACAAAGATCAACCAGGGTCACATGAGACATTAAACAGTACACTCTTTTCAAAGGCTGAGTATTACTTGTGATGAGTAAACTGATCCTCATGAGTGAAACTGGTGGAGGGGCACCGATGAATATATTGaaattctgtctctctgcataTGCGTGTTTAGGAAGGACAATCCAGTGTGGACAAAATTGAGTATTTCCCTGAAGGAGGAATAATGGATCTTTCTTACTTTCCTTACTATGGAAAACTGGCACAGGTGAGCAGGCAAAATCACAcaagcactgaaaaacactctGTAGGCCTACTTGGAAGAGTATATCAATCttcttattttccaaaatgtcaaaccattccTTTAAATGTTACACATGGCAGTAACCAacagtcttcctcctcttcttcagcctACTTACGTCAATCCGTTGGTGGCTGTTCGGTTCAGCCTGGTTGGAGAGAAGAGTGCCAAGATCCAGTGCAGAGTTGTCTCCAGTAAGATCAGCTACGAAAACATCCACGACCCCTACGAGGGAAAAGTGATCTTCTACCTCAAAGCTGTGAAATGAGGAACAGAACAGGAGGATCTCCAACGTCCCATAATCACGTAACATCTCACCTGTCCATACTGAAGATAGAGCAGGTGTCTACAGATCAGTAACGACTGTTGAGTTCAACTTAACCCAACAGTATGGGCCTACTTATAAATCTCAGTAGTGTGgttttaaaaacatgattttgtCCTGCTTTGCTGAGTAATTCACAAACTTCcctgttgtttgatttttaaaatccaacacaatataaaaaattaaaatctttatttattgttatgtgaCCTGGTGCGTGCTAATAAAATGAACCTCTGTCTGTAAGTCTCCTAGCAAGTTTTATTCCTAACAAGTAAAAATCTGACAGGTTAGAAACCACAGCATTATTGAGGATTTTTGAGTAACAGTAGCAGaacatgtttttacagcatCATGGCAAATGTAACTAATGAATCACAAAAATGTCTTTCTAAATAAAAACTCATTCcaattttaatttgttctcaAATCTGACTGACTATTATAAGGCTGCTGCAAAAGCAGTCACCCGAAATAAACAAATTCAGGCGTTGTCACTAGAATTTGTAACTGGCTTCCCCCGGTAATAGGATGATGAAGGTAATGAGGTTTCTCATGAATCTGCTGACTCCAGAGTTTGTGGGTTATCAGCTTACGCAGTgcaggtgtacacacacacacacacagacagacagatggacaggtgTCGGCCAGACGTTATTTCCTACGAGATTATTCTACTGTTTGATCACATGGATTCACATATACGACCAGCTATTCATTAGcttctcttctttatttttgtttcagcagtGTAATGTGTGGTGAGGCGGTCTTACAAGACATATGAGGGTCCCTTGATAATCATAGGAATTGGACAATTTCAGTAACCTTATATTTATTTACTACTCATTTTCTAATTTCGCTCTcatctttgctcttttctctattttttttttccttctgaaatACTGAAGACTATGAAGCAACACgacataaaacaacataagTGAGGGGCAGCAGAGATTGATATTAAACTCACCAAACATTAAAACTGTATCATATCTTGGTATGAGATAAAAACTCAGAAAATTCTTGAACCAAATCAGGATTCAATTTAGGATGTCCATGaatcaaaacacattaaaagggGTCTTGTGAATTAAAAGCTCAAAATCTAAAAACTTTTACTAAAAATTGCTTATTATTCTTAGTGTTATGTagtgacatttcattttcatgtattACCCAAGAAAGTACCACGTTTTACAAACAGAGTACATACAGAGTAAGTCATACTAgttcatatttttaataaataaacaaatgcataaaacaactaaaaaaatttttacattttgatgaaaaCAGCATCTTCTTTGTGCCTGGAAGTGTCTGTAACGGCCATGAACAACAAGAATCTAAACTCAATTCAGTATATTGAGGCAAGAAAAATCATACTCTGGGTTagtactgcaaaaaaaatatatataaaaaaaaccaacaaaaacagaaaaacaaaaaacaaacatgaaacaaaatgtagtACATagctacacacatacatttacattgCACATTATGGAAGGTTAGACAAGAACTTTTACAGCATGAGAAGCCACAGAGATGCTCTCTAACAGCGAGGTCACACTCCTCAGTCTTAGTGCGGCTTTAGTGCAATGCAGTGTTGAGCAGGCACATAAGTTTGACATTCCATGGTAAGAAGTGCGGGATTTTGCTTAACATGTAACATCAGTAAATACATTCTGATTAGTGTTCTGTTTGCGTGAGCTGCTAATATTTCTTTATCTCCAGTTTTACTTCTTACTATTTAACACTACTCCTATCGGGCTGTATACCCAAGGTTACATGACTTTAACAAGAATGGAGAGCCTAAGAAAGACAGTTATAGCGCTCATAAATGGAATTACTGTAGTTTTAGGTTACACTGAAAGTGTCATAACAAATAAAGTCACAGTAGTACAATGATTAGAAGAAACTACAAGTATCATCTATTAAATACAGCAGCTAGAAGGTTTGCACTTCATTAAGAATCCATATCTGCCATTTTGCAAAAACTTAAGtcaaatatggaaaaaaaattaaggcaAAAAGTTTTCCCCGTTAAAGAAATAATATCACTCatacatgaaaaagaaagaaaatattaagtGGAACTTTCGCATTTGGTCTCTGCGGTCATTATAAGGAACTGACAAACTTGGTGTTGAAAGTGCGGTCACAActgttaagataaaaaaaacaaatgatggagaggaaggtgtttgtttttcttcgtAATGCATAAGAAAGTACATtaaatcatcaacatcatcagaACTGGAAGGAAATCAAGTACTTGTGCTTCTCCACTGTACTGTCAAGAACGTGTGCTTCCCATCAAGGATTCTGTCAAGTCCTTAAGACTGTGGATTTTGGCTAAAAGAAGAGATGTTCAGTGCTGAAATCATTTTAGTATCAAATAAGATGTTATACAGGACCTACATTTAAACACTGCATGGAAAGTCCCGGACAAGGAGAAAAATGTAATGGCTGATACAAAGCAGAAGACCTTTATAACAACCCAAGGGaggcatttaaaaacaaaacaaaacaaaatataactcCTACTGTGGACCGAGTCTGATAAATCAAGACGGAGAGGAATCAAGATTTGGTCCAACAGGCTGTGCCATTAACACAAGAGCCTTTCTGAAGTTCTCGAGCTGCCGCTGCCAGTTTTGTATGAGTTACGCTGGGAACCCTTCGTCCCTGAAGCTGGTCTGGTCATGTGACCGTTTTGCGTTCAGGCCAGGGAACCCATTTGTGTGTGGTAACTCTCCACAGCACCGGAGCCAGTAGCAGACTGAGGGTTGTGACACTGAGAACCAGCAGGTACacctgagcagagagacagacatgaaaaataacTAGAGTGAGTCTATTTGTCAGTTCAGACTTAATCCCATGTTGACCCTTGAGGGAGGTATATGAATGCATGTAAATATTGGAAGGAAAAGAACAGTTTAAAGGACAAATTCACCCAAATTCCAAGTGGCATCTATCAAAGCAGTTTTGGTTGAGTCAGCTTCACTTGACGTGAACAGAGCAgtgacataaataaattaaaaataaaaaaaatattttttgtttgtttcacagcacTTGCAttctgaaacacaaataaacacacccaaACCTCTGCAGGTTTGGTGTGAATATACCCAAAGTGCAGGCTTcataaaagcaagaaaatcaTGATCTGAATTAAGGAAACTTACAACTGTCAAAACGTATGCACTCAGTCAACACTGACCTCTCTGGAGATGATGCCTGCACGACGGGCACGGCTGCTCAAGACGAAGGAGAATTCGCTGACCTGAGCCAGACCAGCTGAAACGATCCACCGAATGTGTCGAGAGCCTGGAGGCAAGATGGCCGACAGAACCAGAACGGCCATTACGAACTGGAAAGAGAACGAGGAGTGAAGCGGAGAGAGAAGGGAGTGAGAATGTGCTTGAGGTGAACCACAGAAGGAGAAGAGCAGAAGAGTGAGAAACGCCGTACTTTCATGATGACGAGTGTGAGCGTCAGCACCAGCAGAATGGTGAGTTCGTACAGCACAAACGTCGGGAACACATGGAAACCTGTAgggtcacacaaacacacaagatcAGTGAAGTCCGACTGTAAACAGTACAAAAGTGCAACATGCGGACGATGCTGAGATCTGCCATAAACTGTCATTCTTTTTCTGACCAATAGAGGCGAAGAAGATGATGGCGAGGAAATCTCTGATCGGCTCAATGCATCCCATGACCTCCGCTGTAACCATGTGACCCTGTGCGGACAGCAAAGCTCCAGCCAGGAAACAGCCCAGCTCCATAGAAACATCCAAAAACTCTGTTACCTAAAGTGTCAGCCAGCAAGagaaaaatcaacacaaacCGCTTCTTCACAGGGgacaaaataatacaacattTGTGTAGAAATGCAGCTAAAAAAGCACTAAACAAAGACAGACGAGGCAGCTAAATGACTAAAAGCAAAGTACGTACCGTCAgcatgaaaaagacaaaagctgcCATCCCCAGCACCAGGATCTCCTTGCTGCCTTTGCTCTCGACGTGCAGTTTCTTGTAATATGGTCCAATCACAAATGATCTGAgtaacaaacacagcagcagcaccgcaGCCAGCGAGACCAGGACCAGGGCCAGGAGGTACAAGACACGGAGACTCCCAAAGAGGAAGCTGTGTTTCACAAAGGGAACAAcagatttaaatgtgtgtgtgtgtgtgtgtgttaggtcAAAGGagaacacatgcaaaaacaaacaatgttgaCGGACCTGTCCAGGTCTCCACTCTGTGCCTGGATCAGAGTCGGCATGACGGCAATGAAGAGGCCGAGCTGAACATCTTGCATCACTAACATCCC
The Scatophagus argus isolate fScaArg1 chromosome 1, fScaArg1.pri, whole genome shotgun sequence DNA segment above includes these coding regions:
- the grk1a gene encoding rhodopsin kinase GRK1 gives rise to the protein MDIGGLTTVVANSAYISARGSFDGTANPASNRDKKYHSRLKLPHITVCEGLRETLDLGFQTVCVEQPIGKRLFQEFLESNSEYKGPCRLWKDIEEYNMAEDEDRVQKASKILSRYMEPGAKYFCPFLPENGITKVKEKHQEAGDDLFNEIMDNVMDFLKEVPYTFFLESMYLKRFLQWKWLEMQPMGEDWFLDFRVLGKGGFGEVSACQTKATGKLYACKKLNKKRLKKRKGYEGAMVEKRILARVHSRFIVSLAYAFQSKTELCLVMTIMNGGDLRYHIYNVDENNPGFDEPRACYYAAQIIQGMEHLHQKRIIYRDLKPENVLLDNQGNVRISDLGLAVELADDQFKIKGYAGTPGFMAPELLKGEEYDFSVDYFTLGVTLYEFMAAKGPFRTRGEKVENKVVKKRILNDPVIYPEKFSENARSICEGLLVKEVDKRLGFKNGSCDELRAHPFFSEINWRKLNAGILPPPFVPDSKTVYAKNIDDVGAFSTVKGVQLEDKDKEFFDEFASGNISIPWQEEMIEMGIYGELTVWGANGTLPNDLRRESILEQPPKSSTCAVS
- the LOC124064114 gene encoding potassium-transporting ATPase subunit beta-like, whose translation is MAALKEKRTCGQRCEDFGHFIWNSDNGTFMGRTPEKWVYISLYYVAFYIVMTALFSLAIWTLMYTLNPYTPDYQDRLQSPGVMAWPDTYGEEDIEILYNTSDKANWMQMSNILHSFLEPYNDTTQLECNKYNCTKGKYFIQKNFSAPHHTKWACPFTQSMLGACSGLEDPTFGYNCTMPCVIIKMNRIINFLPANQTNLPPYVNCTVLEGQSSVDKIEYFPEGGIMDLSYFPYYGKLAQPTYVNPLVAVRFSLVGEKSAKIQCRVVSSKISYENIHDPYEGKVIFYLKAVK